The nucleotide sequence GCTTGATAAACTTATAGCGCACATCGACGTAAGATTCATCCAACTCCTGGGCACTTCTGGCTCCGTAGAGTTGGCTTAGCATGTCCAGCTCGGAGTCACAACTTCCTATAGACGACCCATCCAAGTCCGTGGACTCGCTATTGCTCAGTTGAAAATCCTCAGCGAATGGATCCATGGATATGATGTAGCGTCCGGGAGCATTGTACTTCTCGATCATGGCCCCTACGATATTCAGACACTCGTTCAGATCCTCCTCCATGGAGCTACAGATGTCAAGGGCATCGTCGATTTTTGTAAATTCCGCTTGTAGTAGcatgatttatatttaactCAGTACAGCTCTGACAAAAGAATCAGAAAGCCCGATAtcttaaaatcatttttgtagtaagtttttattaattaaatttattcaacataatttttaaaacattattttaaaaaaaaaataaaaaaaattggctATTTGAATTGCTTTATTCAACAATATCGTCTTATACATCATAGATCAGAAATAGATGTAGAACACTATTTGTTTATCTTTACAATTCGTTCCATGTCTTCCACTTGGTCCATAAGATCGTTCATCATGTTAATTTTCAAACACTTTTTTGAACAATGaagcatttcatttgtttgcttGATTTGATTCTCTGTCTGATCCTTGATCCGCATATCTAGTTCCTTGTGTTCAAGGGTACTTGTTTTAGCTTTATCTAGATTCTGAATTACTTCTTTATTGAATGTATCGAGATGTTTAACAGCGTCCATTTTGCTTTGCTTCTTTAAAGCTAAGTCCTTTAACTTTCCCTCAATGTCCTGTCTAAGCTCATATAGCTCCTTTTTTAAACCATCCATCTCATCAGGAGAGTATAGTGAagtttgaattttattattatctttcAATAAGTCATCTTGTCGTTCTTTTAGAATGCTCAAGGTCAAACTAGCTTTTATAAGAtcttttttaagttttcttgccTGCTCCTGAagttttttattatcatcgTCATCATGGTTATGGCCCAAATTTCTTAAGGACTTATCTATGCCCTCTTTTATAGAATTAAGTTGATTTGAGTTGGCTTTTAGATGATCATTGTAAGTTTGGTTCATTTTATTAATCATATTTTCTAGTTTTCCCATATGCACGATAAGGTCGTCGATTTTTTTACAGCATTTCGGGAATTTATTTAGTTCTTTACGCAAGATTCCTATTTCCTTTTCCAGCTCCGCAATACTGTTCTGTAGCTTTTCGTTAGATGAACAAGTTTTAATAATCAAAGACTTAGAATTTTTGGAGTCTGTGGGCGATCCCTCAAAACAATCTTTAGAATTTTGCTTAAGCAAATACCCCATTTTAGATTGGATATTGGTTAgcatttcattattttcctgGCATGTGTTAAGggttacatttaaatttattgaggGTTTATGAATGTCCAAGACGCCTAACTTTTTGAAAAGCGTTTCGGCGAGTTTCTCTAAGGTTTCTGCATTTTTTTCCAAGTCAAGAAAAATAGTTGTATCCATTGGAACATTTTGATGTATGTAGCTTTGATTGCAGATACCaagaatatttttaatattttcaaagcGGTGACTTAAAGTTGTCTTTATGTCTTTTGTCTTTTCTACATTTTCCTGTATTTTATCTTTCAGTTCTTTTAGCTGATTTTCTATCTTTAGAGACTGGTTATATCCATTGCTTTTGATTATcgataatttattttccaatgACTGAAACGATTCTTTTAGGCCATCACAACATTTCGAATTTGCTTGACTatcacgaaaatatttttgtagcttCTGAAAAAGTGGTCTTATTTCTTCAACTTGTTTTTCTATGTAGCCTAGATTCTTTTGAATAGAGTGactttcatttaatttttcagaTTCTGtctcatttaatttatttggcagattcttgatttttaaatgtaGATCCTTTTTATAATGTTCTATTAATTTAGTGAAGTTTTCACAGCAGCTTTTGATGCCCTTAGaaacgaactttttaatttgGGGTAAAACATTTTCCACGTCCTTTTCCAGATCTCCGCTGATTTTCAGCTTTTCTACTTGACTTTCACTTATTTCATTTATCCTATTGACCTTTTCCACTATTCGATTCAGGGTGATTTCTTCGTAAAACCGACAGGTCATTGAAGTAGGTGTTTTGTAAAAATAGCTCAGTATAGCATTCTGATCTCTTTGAAATTTCCTCAACTGGGCGCTAAGCTTTACCTGCTCAGCAATCCACTTTGAAATGTCATTGTAGTCATCACACCGCTCTTTTACCGGTGGTGCTCTTATttgattataaatatttccGTAGTCATGCGTGTTCGTCGCCACGGTAATTGCAGATATCACAAGTAGCAGTGACGCAATCGATACCTGTGCATGACATTCGCATTGTTGAATGAACACATCTTCGTTGGTAGATCCAGTGAACTCACCTTTGGTTTCATTTTTGTCACGTTTACTGCGGTCCACGGACCTCTGTCGCCGGTCTGCCAAGTTCAACTAACTGGGCACAGAGAGAACTATTAGTTGCTATTGATGAAGAGCAGTGAGCATCAATCGATTTGCGCGCTTATTACCCTGCGAGGGGAGTTTCAGTATATACGAAATAAATAGACTACAGTAGATCTTAATATGCGCAAAAAGgggaaatttttaattccaaaaaatgcttaacaacaataaaacgaaaccTATTGTGCCCCTACGAGAAGGAATTTTTCATAACGTGTCAAACCAGAAAAAGGTAAACCTTTTGttataagtaaatatgtttaatttgtcttttttgattttcaaatacaacatttgtttaatttaacattaacatttttttgtttaatttgtatttacgAATTATCTCCCGATTGGGTTCAAAATCGATGCCCCCAACCATGACACCAGACCATTCTCGTGTTGGCTTCGGCTTGGGCTTACGCttagatttatttttttgtttcttctttttgatatatttctGAGTTGGCTTCGCCGTTGATATTTCAGTTGTACTCTTAATTTTAACCAGATTTTTTGCTTCTTCTATAAGTTCTAGGAGTTTATCAAAATGGTCCATTTCCTTGCACTTTCTCTCGCAAGCGAGCATAAGCTTTGATGgcgttttctgtttttttatttcatcttgcgcctttatttttagtttgtCTTGGAGCTGAATAGTATTATTCAATTTATCCATGTCCTGGCGAACATTAGCGTGGATTTTTTGTAGTCGTATCTCCCGCTGTCTAGCATCAGTTGATGGTTCTTGTATCTTTTTCTGATCATAATCGACTAACTGTCTTAGAATTTTAAGTCGGAACTCTTCGAAATCTTTTCTAAGCTTCTCCATCTCATTGGGCGAATATTTAAGATGTTTGGTACTTTCCATAAGCTTTATGAAATCATATTGTGTTTCTTTCAATGCATCTAAATTTAAGACAGCTCTATATACCTTTCTTTCAAGTTCTTTTACTTGCTTTTGAACACTATTATTAACGTTTGGAGGATTAATTTTGCCCGTCCTCCTAACAGTTGCATCCAAGCCATCCTTTAAggaattaaatttatttgcattgtcTTGAATTTGATTATTGAATGTTGTGTTCATGTTTTGAAGTACATTAGTTATTTGTTCCGCCCGTTCGGTAAGcttatcaattttttggcagcaCTTGGGGAACTTTTTAAGTTCGTCGTCCAGAATTGCAGATTCATTTTGTAGTGTTTTCAAATGTTCCTTCAGCTGTTCATCTGAGGAACAGCTTGGACTACCTGGTGGACTACCATTTTTAATCATTTCTGTTGTTGCCTTAGAACATGTTTGATTTTGTTCTTGTATCATTTCCTGAAGTAAAGATTGAATTGTattaagtttttcattatttGTCATGCACGTATTTAACGTTACACTAAGGCTTGTTGCGGATCCTTGATTGTCAaagtttgccattttattgGTAAGGCTTATAACCAGCCTCTGAAGGTTTTCGGTTCTCTTTTTCAAATCGATAAGGTCCTCCTTTTGAATTTGCTTATCTAGACCACTATTCATAATTCCGCagttgtttttggttttgtcgATTATATTTTTAGTAATTTCGGCACCGTCCtctaaagttttttttaacgCATCAGATATTTTATCTTGATTCCTTAGCTCTTCCTGTATCTCTTTGAGttgattatttaatttgttgaatTCGTTCTCTGCCTCAGTTTTGGATGTGCTAATGTTACTACCCAAAACTGAAATTTGTTCCTTTAATTCTTCACCACAATTGGTTTTCCCATCATTTGTGTCCATTTTCTTTTGAAGTTTATCCAAACTTGATTTCACAGCTTCTATTCGGCGCTCCAGTTGTTTTACCTTTTTCCGAATACCGTCACTCCTTTTAGAACGTTCGGTGTCCATCtcttcatattttatttctatatcctttacttttttttctaCCTCTCTCTTTGCCTTTTCGATTGTGCCCCGCAAATTTTCACAGCAACTATTAAAGGCCTTCACGAtaattttcttgattttagaAAGAATATTTTTGAGATTCGTTGAAAGATCATTGCTTGATTCAATTTGGTTAACTGGATCAATTTCATtgacattttcaattaatagTGCCATTGAGTTATTTTCATAGAAACAGCACTTCTCTATAGACGTGGTTCTGTTAATAGAAACTATTATCGAGCTCATTACCATCTGAAGGTTTCTTAATTGGTCATTAATCTTTAACTGCTTATCACTCCACTTGGCAATATCATCGTAGTCCTCGCACAGATCTATTTCCGAAGATGCTTTTGATGCACCAAAAGCACCGCCAGATTCAGGAATGTTTACTTGGTGCCTCATCGCCGTAATTGCTAATAGCAGTGGAAGTAGTAATGCAATCGATACCTGTGCATGACATTCGCAATGCTAAATGAACACATCTTTGATGGTCGATCCACAGAACTTACCTTTGGTTGCATTTTCGTCACGTTTACTGCGGTCCACGAACCTCTGCCACTGGCCTGCCAAGTTCAACTAACTGGGCACAGAGAGAACTATTAGTTGCTATTGATGAAGAGCAGTGAGCATCAATCGATTTTCACGCTTTTGATATTAACCAACGAGGAGGGATCCGAAACTTTCAATAGAAATCATACATTTCTTACAAATTCAACATCTACGTAGCTTGTttgttgaacatttttctACATCAATAATATATTCCGtactttaaacaaaaaacataaaaacttaaataagcTGCACAATAATTTATCGGAAGCAACCTTATCGTTA is from Drosophila melanogaster chromosome 3L and encodes:
- the CG13474 gene encoding uncharacterized protein, coding for MLLQAEFTKIDDALDICSSMEEDLNECLNIVGAMIEKYNAPGRYIISMDPFAEDFQLSNSESTDLDGSSIGSCDSELDMLSQLYGARSAQELDESYVDVRYKFIKLKRFFEGTFTHFLRIVDCADRQNKISHRIFMNSQDTKGKRCRH
- the CG17177 gene encoding uncharacterized protein, isoform A, whose product is MRHQVNIPESGGAFGASKASSEIDLCEDYDDIAKWSDKQLKINDQLRNLQMVMSSIIVSINRTTSIEKCCFYENNSMALLIENVNEIDPVNQIESSNDLSTNLKNILSKIKKIIVKAFNSCCENLRGTIEKAKREVEKKVKDIEIKYEEMDTERSKRSDGIRKKVKQLERRIEAVKSSLDKLQKKMDTNDGKTNCGEELKEQISVLGSNISTSKTEAENEFNKLNNQLKEIQEELRNQDKISDALKKTLEDGAEITKNIIDKTKNNCGIMNSGLDKQIQKEDLIDLKKRTENLQRLVISLTNKMANFDNQGSATSLSVTLNTCMTNNEKLNTIQSLLQEMIQEQNQTCSKATTEMIKNGSPPGSPSCSSDEQLKEHLKTLQNESAILDDELKKFPKCCQKIDKLTERAEQITNVLQNMNTTFNNQIQDNANKFNSLKDGLDATVRRTGKINPPNVNNSVQKQVKELERKVYRAVLNLDALKETQYDFIKLMESTKHLKYSPNEMEKLRKDFEEFRLKILRQLVDYDQKKIQEPSTDARQREIRLQKIHANVRQDMDKLNNTIQLQDKLKIKAQDEIKKQKTPSKLMLACERKCKEMDHFDKLLELIEEAKNLVKIKSTTEISTAKPTQKYIKKKKQKNKSKRKPKPKPTREWSGVMVGGIDFEPNREIIHRRQRSVDRSKRDKNETKGEFTGSTNEDVFIQQCECHAQVSIASLLLVISAITVATNTHDYGNIYNQIRAPPVKERCDDYNDISKWIAEQVKLSAQLRKFQRDQNAILSYFYKTPTSMTCRFYEEITLNRIVEKVNRINEISESQVEKLKISGDLEKDVENVLPQIKKFVSKGIKSCCENFTKLIEHYKKDLHLKIKNLPNKLNETESEKLNESHSIQKNLGYIEKQVEEIRPLFQKLQKYFRDSQANSKCCDGLKESFQSLENKLSIIKSNGYNQSLKIENQLKELKDKIQENVEKTKDIKTTLSHRFENIKNILGICNQSYIHQNVPMDTTIFLDLEKNAETLEKLAETLFKKLGVLDIHKPSINLNVTLNTCQENNEMLTNIQSKMGYLLKQNSKDCFEGSPTDSKNSKSLIIKTCSSNEKLQNSIAELEKEIGILRKELNKFPKCCKKIDDLIVHMGKLENMINKMNQTYNDHLKANSNQLNSIKEGIDKSLRNLGHNHDDDDNKKLQEQARKLKKDLIKASLTLSILKERQDDLLKDNNKIQTSLYSPDEMDGLKKELYELRQDIEGKLKDLALKKQSKMDAVKHLDTFNKEVIQNLDKAKTSTLEHKELDMRIKDQTENQIKQTNEMLHCSKKCLKINMMNDLMDQVEDMERIVKINK
- the CG17177 gene encoding uncharacterized protein, isoform B; the encoded protein is MDTTIFLDLEKNAETLEKLAETLFKKLGVLDIHKPSINLNVTLNTCQENNEMLTNIQSKMGYLLKQNSKDCFEGSPTDSKNSKSLIIKTCSSNEKLQNSIAELEKEIGILRKELNKFPKCCKKIDDLIVHMGKLENMINKMNQTYNDHLKANSNQLNSIKEGIDKSLRNLGHNHDDDDNKKLQEQARKLKKDLIKASLTLSILKERQDDLLKDNNKIQTSLYSPDEMDGLKKELYELRQDIEGKLKDLALKKQSKMDAVKHLDTFNKEVIQNLDKAKTSTLEHKELDMRIKDQTENQIKQTNEMLHCSKKCLKINMMNDLMDQVEDMERIVKINK